CTATCGATAATTTCAATTCCGTCCATCAAGGCCTGCGAATACGCAAGCACTTGCCACCCGAATTCTTCTAAGATGCGCATATCGATTCACGCATTTGCGCATCTCCATGACCGCACCCCACAAACCGTCTGCACAGGCGCGCGACGAGCGCCGCGTCTGGGACATCAGTGCCCCGCTGTCGAGCGACACGCCCGTCTGGCCAGGTGACACGCCGTTCTCGGAAGAGGCGGTGTGGCAAATCGGTCCGGGGTGTCCGGTCAACGTAGGGCGCATCACGCTGTCGCCGCACACGGGCGCGCATGCCGATGCGCCGCGTCACTATGACGACGACGGCGTATGCATCGGCGATGTCGCGCTCGAGACGTATCTCGGGCCGTGCCGCGTCATTCATTGCCTGGGGGCGTCGCCGGTCGTGACGCCGGAGATGGTTGCGCCGTATCTGTCCGACGTGCCTTCGCGCGTTTTGCTGCGCACGTACGAACGCGCGCCGCTTGCGCGCTGGGACAGCGAATTCTGTGCGGTGGCGCCGCAAACCATCGACCTGCTGGCGTCGCACGGCGTGAAGCTCGTGGGCATCGACACGCCGTCGCTCGATCCGCAGGAGAGCAAGACGATGGACGCTCACCATCGCATTCGGGCGCATCGCATGGCGATCCTCGAAGGACTGGTGCTCGACGAAATCGCGCCGGCCGACTACGAGCTCATCGCCTTGCCGCTCAAATTCATGCGGCTCGATGCCAGTCCGGTGCGCGCGGTGCTGCGCTCGCTTTGAGCGGTGCGGCGGTAGGCACGGTTGCCTGGCACGTTTTTTCGAACTTCTTTCGCATCGAACTTCTTTCGTATTTTTGCATCGCTTTTCACGGTACAACGCAAACCATGACGTCTTCTCGCAACGATTGTCTGGCCCTCGACGCGGCCGATCCGCTCGCCCCGCTGCGGGCGCAATTCGACCTGCCGCCGGGGGTGATCTACCTCGATGGCAACTCGCTGGGCGCGCGCCCGATCGCATCGCTCAAGCGCGCGCAGGAGGTCATCGCGGCCGAGTGGGGTCAAGGCCTCATTCGCAGTTGGAACGATGCCGACTGGTTTGCGCTGCCGCGCACGCTCGGCGATGCGCTCGCCCCGATCATCGGTGCCGGCAAGGGTGAGGTGGTGGTCACGGACACCACGTCGAGCAACCTCTTCAAAGTCATGGCGGCCGCGCTCGACGCACAGCGCGCGCGTGCACCAAAGCGCAAGATCGTGGTCTCGGAGCGCAGCAACTTCCCGACCGATCTGTACATCGTGCAGGGACTTACGCGTTTGCTCGACGACGGTTACTCGCTGCGTCTGATCGACTCGCCGGAGGAATTGCCGAACGCGCTCGGCGACGATGTCGCCGTGGTGCTGCTCACGCATGTGAACTATCGCACTGGCGCGATGTACGACATGACGGCCCGCACGGCGGAAATTCATGCGGCTGGCGCGCTGGCCGTGTGGGATCTCTGCCATTCGGCCGGCGCCGTGCCGGTGGATCTCAATGGCGCCGGCGCCGATTACGCCGTGGGCTGCACGTACAAGTACTTGAACGGCGGCCCGGGCGCTCCGGCTTTCGTGTGGGTCAACAAACGTCATCAGGACACCTTCTGGCAGCCGCTCTCGGGCTGGTGGGGCCATCGCACGCCGTTCGCGATGACGCCGGAGTACACGCCCGATGACGGCATCGGCCGTTACCTGTGCGGCACGCAGCCGATCGTGTCGCTCTCGCTCGTGCAGTGCGGGTTGGACATTTTTGCGCAGACGTCGATGCAAGCGCTGCGTCGCAAGTCGCTGGCGCTGACCGATCTGTTCATCAGGCTGGTGGAGGAGCGTTGCGCCGAGTTCCCGCTTACGCTGGTAACGCCGCGCGAGCATGCTGCGCGCGGTTCACAGGTGAGCTTCGAGCATCCGGAGGGTTTCGCCGTGGTCCAGGCGCTGATTGCGCGTGGCGTGATTGGCGATTATCGCGAGCCGCGCATCATGCGTTTCGGTATGACGCCGCTGTACACCAGCTTTGCCGACGTGTGGGATTCGGTGGAAATTCTGCGTGACGTACTGAGCACCGGATCGTGGGACAAGCCCGAGTTTCGTCGCCGCGGCGCGGTGACCTGAGAGGGAGTTTTCGGCGATGAGCAAGACATCCTCTTCAGTACACAATCCGCACGACAAGAACGAAAAGCACGACGTGAAAGAAGCATCGACCGCAGCCCCCGCCACAGGCGGATGTCCGTTCGGGCATCAGAGCGCCGATGCGGCCGATGCCGCCACGCCGGGCGCCGCGGGCGCGCGCCCGGACGCGCCTGCCAACGCAACGCAGTGGCACGATGCCAAGCTCGACTTCTCGAAGAGCATGAGCTATGGCGACTACTTGTCGCTCGATCCGATTCTGAATGCGCAACATCCGCGCTCGACCGATCACAACGAGATGCTGTTCATCATTCAGCATCAGACGAGCGAGTTGTGGATGAAGCTGGCGCTGTACGAGTTGCAGGCGGCCCGCACGGCCGTGCACAACGACGAGTTGCCGCCCGCGTTCAAGATGCTGGCCCGCGTGTCGCGCATTCTGGAGCAGTTGGTACAGGCGTGGAGTGTTCTGGCCACAATGACGCCGTCGGAGTATTCATCCATGCGGCCGTCGCTGGGCAGTTCGTCGGGCTTCCAGTCATACCAGTACCGCATTCTGGAGTTCATGCTGGGCAACAAGAATGCCGCGATGTTGCAGCCGCATGCGCATCGCCCGGACCTGTTCCAGCAGGTGGAGGCAGCACTTCATGCGCCGTCGTTCTACGACGAGGTCGTTCGCTTGCTGGCACGTCGTGGTTTTTCGATTGCGCCGGAGCGTCTGGAGCGTGACTGGACGAAGCCGACACCTCACGACAAAACCGTGGAATCTGCCTGGCTCGAGGTGTATCGCAATCCGGCGCAGTATTGGGAGCTTTACGAGATGGCTGAAGAACTGGTCGATCTCGAAGACGCGTTCCGTCAATGGCGCTTCCGTCACGTGACGACGGTCGAGCGAATTATCGGCTTCAAGCAAGGCACGGGCGGTACCAACGGTGCACCGTACCTGCGCAAGATGCTCGATGTCGTGCTGTTCCCGGAACTGTGGCACGTACGCACGTTGTTGTGACGCGCGCGGCGATGTCCGTCGCCGCATCGAGATGATTGACGCCACCGCTCGTCATGATGAGCGCTGGCGTTTTTCTTTTGTGTCGGGGGATTTGATGCGTAGCGTTGGGCGTTGCGATTGGCTCTGGGGTGTGAAACCGCTGGCATAAAGACGGTCGGCGTACTTATCGACACCCGGGGCAGCGGCGCTTGCCCGGCCCCTGACTCCGCTCCAATGCTTGTTAAGTCGCTACGTCAGGGGCCGGACAATCACCGCCATCGCGTGTCCTGACCCACCACGGTCTTCACTTCGTTCGGTGTCGTCGCATCGATTGCGTTTGCGAATCGGGTTGGGGGCCGCCCGCGAAGCGACTTTCAGGTGGAGCACCGTGGGTGGCCCCCAACCCGATTTACCACTGGGTTCGGGGTGTAGAGTCCGCACTCGCGTGCCCGATTAACTCACATCCCTTGGCGCCCCGCTCGGTGTCGTCGCATCAATTGCGTTTGCGAATCGGGTGGGGGGCCACCCGCGAAGCGACTTTCAGGTGGAGCGCCGTGGGTGGCCCCCAACCCGATTTACCGCTGAGTTTCAGGACACGGAGCCCCTCAAACCTGCCCACTCAACCGAGCAGCAAGCTGCTTCAACCGCGGTCCGATTTCGTCACGGAACACTGTGTCGGGAATCGACGACGACGGCCCGCTGCAACTGATCGCGAGCCAGCGGTTCTGCCGGACGTCGCGCAACGGCACTGCCACCGCATTCACCCCCTCATGCCACTCCCGGAACGAATAGCAACAACCTTCACGTTTGTACGATTCGATCCCCTTGTCGACCGCAGCTTGCAACGCATCCCATCCAACATTGCGCAGTGCCGAAGGATTCGCATCGTACGCATCGTGCAGGTCGGAGAGCATCGTCTCGCGCTCAGTCGGCGTCATGGCCGCAAGATAGACACGTCCCATCGAACTCGTCAGCATGGACAGCCGTGAGCCCGCCGTCAGCCCAAGAGTGAGATGCGCCGCATCGCTGCGAATGGTCTCCAGGTACATCATGTCGATCCCCTCGCGGCAGCCGAGCGAAATCGAGC
The Pandoraea pulmonicola DNA segment above includes these coding regions:
- the kynB gene encoding arylformamidase; this encodes MTAPHKPSAQARDERRVWDISAPLSSDTPVWPGDTPFSEEAVWQIGPGCPVNVGRITLSPHTGAHADAPRHYDDDGVCIGDVALETYLGPCRVIHCLGASPVVTPEMVAPYLSDVPSRVLLRTYERAPLARWDSEFCAVAPQTIDLLASHGVKLVGIDTPSLDPQESKTMDAHHRIRAHRMAILEGLVLDEIAPADYELIALPLKFMRLDASPVRAVLRSL
- the kynU gene encoding kynureninase; amino-acid sequence: MTSSRNDCLALDAADPLAPLRAQFDLPPGVIYLDGNSLGARPIASLKRAQEVIAAEWGQGLIRSWNDADWFALPRTLGDALAPIIGAGKGEVVVTDTTSSNLFKVMAAALDAQRARAPKRKIVVSERSNFPTDLYIVQGLTRLLDDGYSLRLIDSPEELPNALGDDVAVVLLTHVNYRTGAMYDMTARTAEIHAAGALAVWDLCHSAGAVPVDLNGAGADYAVGCTYKYLNGGPGAPAFVWVNKRHQDTFWQPLSGWWGHRTPFAMTPEYTPDDGIGRYLCGTQPIVSLSLVQCGLDIFAQTSMQALRRKSLALTDLFIRLVEERCAEFPLTLVTPREHAARGSQVSFEHPEGFAVVQALIARGVIGDYREPRIMRFGMTPLYTSFADVWDSVEILRDVLSTGSWDKPEFRRRGAVT
- the kynA gene encoding tryptophan 2,3-dioxygenase, which produces MSKTSSSVHNPHDKNEKHDVKEASTAAPATGGCPFGHQSADAADAATPGAAGARPDAPANATQWHDAKLDFSKSMSYGDYLSLDPILNAQHPRSTDHNEMLFIIQHQTSELWMKLALYELQAARTAVHNDELPPAFKMLARVSRILEQLVQAWSVLATMTPSEYSSMRPSLGSSSGFQSYQYRILEFMLGNKNAAMLQPHAHRPDLFQQVEAALHAPSFYDEVVRLLARRGFSIAPERLERDWTKPTPHDKTVESAWLEVYRNPAQYWELYEMAEELVDLEDAFRQWRFRHVTTVERIIGFKQGTGGTNGAPYLRKMLDVVLFPELWHVRTLL
- a CDS encoding IclR family transcriptional regulator is translated as MVVVKTSLSAFSGAPAHGVPPSHDERKFVTALARGLELLRAFGPDDSLLGNRDFAARTGLPKATVSRLAYTLTELGYLRYDAELGKYALDAGVLALGYAFLNGTDMLTLARPHMRALAKEMGCSISLGCREGIDMMYLETIRSDAAHLTLGLTAGSRLSMLTSSMGRVYLAAMTPTERETMLSDLHDAYDANPSALRNVGWDALQAAVDKGIESYKREGCCYSFREWHEGVNAVAVPLRDVRQNRWLAISCSGPSSSIPDTVFRDEIGPRLKQLAARLSGQV